From the Luteolibacter rhizosphaerae genome, one window contains:
- a CDS encoding RbsD/FucU domain-containing protein, translating into MSLWSRGFLLFAPVLMAGCGMMPETGGWRDALMTHTSQLGYRNWIVVAEASFPAHSRPGVRQITANDEIPAVVDEVLKRLEQTEHVTPHIFVAREMGAVENDYAPGIDEFRKQLGVALHARETTELEQQSLMTLMEDANKSFEVLVIRTNTALPYTSVFMELQPGYWNSDSESRLREQLERQRMEKLARPIP; encoded by the coding sequence ATGTCGCTTTGGTCGCGTGGATTCCTGCTCTTTGCCCCGGTTCTGATGGCCGGCTGCGGGATGATGCCCGAGACGGGCGGTTGGCGTGATGCGCTGATGACCCATACTTCCCAGCTCGGCTACCGGAATTGGATCGTCGTCGCGGAGGCCTCCTTCCCCGCCCACAGCCGTCCCGGCGTCCGCCAGATCACGGCGAATGACGAGATCCCGGCCGTCGTGGACGAAGTCCTGAAGCGGCTTGAACAGACCGAGCACGTCACCCCGCACATTTTCGTCGCCCGGGAGATGGGTGCGGTTGAGAACGACTACGCTCCGGGCATCGACGAGTTTCGCAAGCAACTCGGCGTTGCCCTCCACGCCCGCGAAACCACCGAGCTGGAGCAGCAATCGCTCATGACGCTCATGGAAGATGCGAACAAGAGCTTCGAGGTGCTCGTGATCCGCACGAATACGGCCTTGCCCTACACCAGCGTCTTCATGGAGCTGCAGCCGGGCTACTGGAATTCGGACTCGGAATCCCGTCTGCGTGAGCAACTCGAGCGCCAGCGGATGGAAAAGCTCGCCCGCCCCATCCCCTGA
- a CDS encoding alpha/beta fold hydrolase, with product MKGTLWCLHGAVGMAADWQGLSLPGWAVKRVDLWRFLDCCAMSMEEFGRALNTEARAEQGPKVLVGYSMGARLGLHALLQGGPWEAAVLIGPHPGLEQEADRVARREADAEWASHALSGDWRDFLDRWESQPVLGGSSFPADRALLSARRREVARSFIDWSLGAQLPLWDRLGEIRCPVLWCAGERDAKFRELAERAVPRLPQGELWLAPGSGHRVPWEAPAAFREKLGEFLERVAG from the coding sequence ATGAAAGGAACGCTCTGGTGCCTCCACGGGGCCGTCGGCATGGCCGCGGACTGGCAGGGGCTGTCCCTGCCCGGATGGGCGGTGAAGAGGGTGGATCTCTGGCGCTTCCTCGATTGCTGCGCGATGAGCATGGAGGAGTTCGGCCGCGCCCTGAACACCGAGGCGCGGGCGGAGCAGGGACCGAAGGTGCTCGTCGGCTACTCGATGGGCGCGCGGCTTGGACTGCATGCCTTGCTCCAAGGCGGTCCTTGGGAAGCAGCGGTCTTGATCGGCCCACACCCGGGCTTGGAGCAGGAGGCGGATCGGGTGGCGCGGCGGGAGGCGGATGCCGAGTGGGCCTCGCACGCCCTCTCTGGCGATTGGCGGGATTTTCTGGATCGCTGGGAGTCCCAGCCGGTTCTCGGCGGCTCCTCCTTCCCGGCGGATCGCGCTTTGCTCTCCGCCCGCCGTCGCGAGGTGGCACGCAGTTTTATCGATTGGTCGCTCGGCGCGCAGCTCCCTCTCTGGGACCGGCTGGGCGAGATCCGCTGCCCGGTCCTCTGGTGCGCGGGCGAGCGGGATGCGAAGTTCCGCGAGCTGGCAGAACGGGCCGTTCCGCGTCTTCCGCAGGGTGAATTGTGGCTCGCCCCGGGTTCCGGACACCGCGTTCCTTGGGAGGCCCCGGCGGCATTCCGGGAGAAGCTGGGGGAATTTCTTGAGCGGGTGGCGGGCTAG
- a CDS encoding molybdopterin-dependent oxidoreductase: MNSKLLFLAAIPCLIAPAHADAVLRIHDGKEWKELDQAAWDKLPRAELIGKARDGTEKRFSGVPMVEILKFAGAPLGDALRGGEMNRVVLFTAADNYQTVYSLAELDPSFGKQNIILADQVDGKPLDEFEGSRMVVAGDDLRHSRWIRQVKQIILTRATPPAP; this comes from the coding sequence ATGAATTCTAAACTGCTCTTCCTCGCCGCGATCCCTTGCCTGATCGCGCCCGCGCATGCCGATGCGGTGCTGCGGATCCATGATGGCAAGGAGTGGAAGGAACTCGACCAAGCCGCGTGGGACAAGCTGCCGCGTGCGGAGTTGATCGGGAAGGCACGCGACGGCACGGAGAAGCGCTTCTCCGGCGTGCCGATGGTGGAAATCCTGAAATTTGCCGGAGCTCCGCTGGGGGATGCCCTGCGTGGCGGCGAGATGAACCGGGTGGTGCTCTTCACCGCGGCGGACAACTATCAGACGGTCTATTCGCTGGCCGAGTTGGACCCGAGCTTCGGCAAACAGAACATCATCCTGGCCGACCAGGTGGATGGAAAGCCGCTGGATGAATTCGAAGGATCGCGCATGGTAGTGGCGGGCGATGACCTGCGCCACTCCCGCTGGATCCGGCAAGTGAAGCAGATCATCCTGACCCGGGCCACTCCACCTGCACCATGA
- the menB gene encoding 1,4-dihydroxy-2-naphthoyl-CoA synthase has protein sequence MWTTVREFEDIRYETTDEGQIAKITINRPQVRNAFRPLTVKELLIAFEMAHEDPEVGVIILTGEGPDAFCSGGDQKVRGHAGYVGSDGVPRLNVLDLQKKIRGLPKPVVAMVAGYAIGGGHVLHVVCDLTIAADNARFGQTGPKVGSFDGGLGSSYLARIVGQKKAREIWYLCRQYDAQQALEMGLVNTVVPLAELEAETLKWCREMLQHSPLALRCLKSALNADCDGQMGLLDLAGNATLLYYMSEEAKEGKQAFVEKRKPDFKKFPRVP, from the coding sequence ATGTGGACCACCGTTCGCGAATTCGAGGACATCCGTTATGAAACCACGGATGAAGGACAGATCGCCAAGATCACCATCAACCGACCGCAGGTCCGCAATGCCTTCCGGCCTTTGACCGTGAAGGAGCTGCTCATCGCCTTCGAGATGGCGCATGAGGATCCGGAGGTGGGGGTCATCATCCTCACCGGCGAGGGCCCGGACGCCTTTTGCTCCGGCGGCGATCAAAAGGTGCGTGGCCACGCCGGCTATGTCGGCAGCGATGGCGTGCCGCGCCTGAACGTGCTCGACCTCCAGAAGAAGATCCGCGGCCTACCCAAGCCGGTGGTCGCCATGGTTGCCGGTTATGCCATCGGTGGCGGCCACGTGCTGCATGTCGTCTGCGATCTCACCATCGCCGCGGATAATGCCCGCTTCGGCCAGACCGGTCCGAAGGTCGGCTCCTTCGACGGCGGCCTCGGCTCCAGCTACCTCGCCCGCATCGTCGGCCAGAAGAAGGCCCGCGAGATTTGGTACCTCTGCCGCCAGTATGACGCGCAGCAGGCGCTCGAGATGGGCCTTGTGAATACCGTGGTGCCGCTTGCGGAGCTGGAAGCGGAGACCCTGAAGTGGTGCCGCGAGATGCTCCAGCACTCGCCGCTCGCCCTGCGCTGCCTGAAGTCCGCGCTGAATGCCGATTGCGATGGCCAGATGGGCCTGCTCGACCTCGCCGGCAATGCCACCCTGCTCTACTACATGAGCGAGGAAGCGAAGGAGGGGAAACAGGCCTTCGTCGAGAAGCGCAAGCCGGACTTCAAGAAGTTCCCGCGCGTGCCTTGA
- a CDS encoding autotransporter outer membrane beta-barrel domain-containing protein, whose amino-acid sequence MKHQSRYHMSYAAALMALASLTPTAFAGKGPEPEPDIDSGIAVASGIGNAALTSARTTTRDVGDRLFRMRAGLRPMEHTVQEEVAPAAGSKGGITTSRTVSSMNCWEVYGSLFYYTEQQDAQFRNIPGVVGGPNGGILLVHPDTDLDMFGGTVGLERHFNENWSGGLAISGSNTDVDMTFVGSSDLDTIAVTPYISFYKADALGASDFWADVMYSHGFHEFDIQRLTAGGLASGSPDADTDQLEFTTGLNYQSGNVTHGPYAGLRWIDGSVDSYTEVGPGAGFFPEQDIESLASILGYQLSFPIQTSAGTLVPQVRGAWEHEFEDDGNTILGFPLGERDEDTAVFGAGIGYYFNSGWNTVLDYEGRLGSNIEGHYVSLKVGKEF is encoded by the coding sequence ATGAAACACCAAAGTCGCTACCACATGTCGTACGCTGCTGCCCTCATGGCACTGGCGTCCCTCACGCCAACCGCCTTCGCGGGCAAAGGCCCTGAACCGGAACCGGACATCGATTCCGGCATCGCCGTTGCTTCCGGCATCGGAAATGCCGCTTTGACCTCTGCCCGGACGACCACCCGCGATGTCGGGGACCGTCTCTTCCGCATGCGCGCGGGCCTGCGCCCGATGGAGCACACCGTCCAGGAAGAGGTCGCCCCTGCCGCCGGTTCGAAGGGCGGGATCACCACCAGTCGCACCGTCTCCAGCATGAACTGCTGGGAAGTCTATGGCTCCCTCTTCTACTACACGGAGCAACAGGATGCACAGTTCCGGAACATCCCCGGAGTCGTCGGCGGCCCGAATGGCGGCATCCTGCTCGTCCATCCGGACACGGATCTCGATATGTTTGGCGGCACCGTCGGGCTCGAGCGTCACTTCAATGAGAACTGGAGCGGTGGCTTGGCCATCAGCGGCTCGAATACCGATGTCGATATGACCTTCGTCGGCAGCAGCGATCTCGATACCATCGCGGTCACGCCATACATCTCCTTCTACAAGGCGGATGCCTTGGGTGCCTCGGATTTCTGGGCGGACGTGATGTATTCGCATGGCTTCCACGAGTTTGATATCCAGCGCCTCACTGCGGGCGGTCTCGCCTCCGGATCCCCGGATGCGGATACCGACCAACTGGAGTTCACGACCGGCTTGAACTACCAGTCCGGCAATGTGACCCATGGACCCTATGCCGGTCTGCGTTGGATCGATGGTTCAGTGGATTCCTACACCGAGGTCGGCCCCGGTGCGGGCTTCTTCCCGGAGCAGGACATCGAGTCCCTGGCCAGCATTCTCGGCTATCAACTGTCCTTCCCGATCCAGACTTCCGCGGGCACTCTCGTCCCGCAGGTGCGGGGTGCTTGGGAGCATGAGTTCGAGGATGACGGGAATACCATCCTCGGCTTCCCGCTGGGTGAGCGCGATGAAGATACCGCCGTCTTCGGTGCGGGCATCGGCTACTACTTCAACAGTGGCTGGAACACCGTGCTCGATTACGAAGGCCGCCTCGGTAGCAACATCGAGGGCCACTACGTCTCGCTGAAGGTGGGCAAGGAGTTCTAA
- a CDS encoding AMP-binding protein: MEASALMGPGFWTEDRPVLMGFSGSVPEGIPGLVYFKTSGSTGEPKWIGLSREALLASATAVNAHLHVSRGSCWVLTLPLHHVGGFGVVARTYQAGCRMEHFADKWHAENFASWLADTGGTHLSLVPTQVHDLVAAGAKAPESLKAVVVGGGRLPEHVGQAARDLGWPVLASYGMTEACSQIATQDLELLGQPYVTRPINLLSCWDAATDADVRLMISGPALFSGTLRTHGGEWKYEERRGKWFTSSDLGKVEGRQLWIEGRADTFVKILGELVDPVAVENELLTIAAAAPGSAVVVAIPDKRAGFKLVLIHENLTPSSFWEEVIRRYHESCAGYRRIASIKGIASIPRSELGKPQRALLSRFAEQGSI; the protein is encoded by the coding sequence ATGGAAGCGTCTGCCCTGATGGGTCCGGGATTCTGGACGGAGGATCGGCCCGTATTGATGGGCTTCTCCGGCAGCGTACCCGAAGGCATCCCGGGTCTTGTCTATTTCAAGACCTCCGGCAGCACCGGCGAGCCGAAGTGGATTGGCCTGAGCCGTGAAGCTCTGCTCGCCTCCGCGACCGCGGTGAATGCTCATCTGCACGTCAGTCGCGGGAGTTGCTGGGTGCTCACCCTGCCGCTGCATCATGTTGGGGGCTTCGGCGTTGTTGCACGGACCTATCAGGCCGGTTGTCGCATGGAGCATTTCGCTGACAAGTGGCACGCGGAGAACTTCGCGAGCTGGCTGGCGGATACGGGTGGGACGCATCTCTCGCTCGTGCCGACCCAGGTTCATGACTTGGTGGCTGCTGGCGCGAAGGCTCCGGAAAGCTTGAAGGCGGTCGTCGTCGGTGGTGGTCGCTTGCCGGAGCATGTCGGACAAGCCGCGCGCGATCTCGGTTGGCCGGTGCTGGCCAGCTATGGCATGACTGAAGCCTGCTCGCAGATTGCTACCCAGGATCTCGAATTACTAGGTCAGCCGTATGTCACCCGGCCAATCAACCTGTTGTCATGCTGGGATGCCGCGACGGACGCAGACGTCCGCCTGATGATCTCGGGTCCGGCGCTCTTCAGCGGAACACTCCGGACACATGGCGGGGAATGGAAGTACGAGGAACGTCGTGGCAAATGGTTCACCAGTTCCGACCTCGGAAAAGTGGAGGGCCGGCAGCTCTGGATCGAAGGTCGCGCCGACACCTTTGTGAAGATTCTGGGCGAGCTGGTAGATCCGGTGGCGGTCGAAAACGAATTGCTAACAATCGCAGCTGCCGCGCCCGGAAGTGCCGTGGTTGTAGCGATTCCGGACAAGAGAGCGGGCTTCAAACTCGTGCTGATTCACGAGAACCTCACGCCTTCTTCGTTTTGGGAGGAAGTGATCCGGCGCTATCATGAGTCTTGTGCAGGCTACCGTCGCATCGCCTCGATCAAGGGCATCGCATCGATCCCTAGAAGCGAGCTCGGCAAGCCGCAGCGCGCCTTGCTGTCGCGATTTGCGGAGCAGGGGAGTATTTGA
- the menA gene encoding 1,4-dihydroxy-2-naphthoate octaprenyltransferase produces the protein MIKPLLLATRPKTLPAAIVPVWAGCVLAWKLTGGFDLLLALCTLGGAVFIQIATNLFNDAIDAAKGADTERRTGPQRVTASGLLSRKAVMTGAAVFLLLAIACGAVLIHAAGWPILAIGIPSLYLAYGYTGGPFPLAYRGMGEIFVVAFFGLVAVGGTVFVQTLQWRPEALLLGGQIGLLSAVLISINNLRDREEDATTGKRTLAVRLGPKVARIIIWLEVKLAVFLGLAWFAFKLPWLVLAVLPLLTLGLRIIWGAFTMPEGRGMNKLLALSALQLVAFATLFHVLARL, from the coding sequence GTGATCAAGCCGCTTCTGCTCGCGACCCGGCCGAAGACCCTGCCCGCCGCCATCGTGCCGGTCTGGGCGGGCTGCGTGCTGGCGTGGAAGCTCACCGGCGGCTTCGATCTGCTGCTGGCGCTTTGCACCCTCGGCGGTGCGGTCTTCATCCAGATCGCCACCAATCTCTTCAACGACGCGATCGATGCGGCGAAGGGTGCGGATACCGAGCGACGCACCGGACCGCAGCGTGTCACGGCCAGCGGCTTGCTTTCGCGGAAGGCGGTGATGACCGGAGCCGCCGTCTTTCTCCTTCTCGCCATCGCCTGCGGTGCCGTGCTGATCCATGCGGCAGGCTGGCCAATCCTGGCGATCGGAATCCCTTCTCTCTATCTCGCCTACGGCTACACCGGTGGCCCATTCCCGCTCGCCTATCGCGGCATGGGAGAGATTTTCGTCGTGGCCTTCTTCGGCTTGGTCGCGGTGGGTGGCACTGTCTTCGTCCAGACCCTCCAGTGGCGCCCGGAGGCCTTGTTGCTAGGTGGGCAGATCGGGCTCCTCTCCGCAGTGCTGATCTCGATCAACAATCTGCGCGATCGTGAGGAAGACGCTACCACTGGCAAGCGTACGCTGGCCGTGCGTCTCGGTCCGAAGGTGGCGCGGATCATCATCTGGCTGGAGGTCAAACTCGCCGTCTTCCTCGGGCTGGCATGGTTCGCCTTCAAGCTGCCTTGGTTGGTGCTTGCGGTGCTGCCGCTGTTGACCCTCGGTCTGCGGATCATCTGGGGTGCCTTCACCATGCCGGAAGGGCGGGGGATGAACAAACTCCTCGCGCTCTCCGCGCTCCAGTTGGTCGCCTTCGCTACCCTCTTCCACGTACTCGCCCGCCTCTGA
- the modB gene encoding molybdate ABC transporter permease subunit, whose amino-acid sequence MTADDLRLILFTLGMSALAVLVALPFGLALGWWLARKQWPGKALVETLAMLPLVLPPVVTGLLLLKLFGRKGPLGPMLESAGIEVIFTWKAVVIALAVMAFPLLLRCVRTAFEEVPRHLEEAAATLGKTPWQVFTRVSVPLARRGIAAGLVLGFARALGEFGATMMVAGLIPGVTETLPLAIYRGFQAGDDSRVWMLTGVAGGIAFVALALAGYLTRGRAFK is encoded by the coding sequence ATGACGGCGGACGATCTGAGGCTGATCCTTTTCACGCTGGGCATGTCCGCGCTCGCGGTGCTGGTGGCGCTGCCATTCGGCCTGGCGCTGGGCTGGTGGCTGGCACGCAAGCAGTGGCCGGGCAAGGCGCTGGTGGAGACGCTGGCGATGCTGCCGCTGGTGCTGCCGCCGGTGGTGACAGGTCTGCTGCTGTTGAAGCTTTTTGGCCGTAAGGGCCCGCTGGGTCCGATGCTGGAGAGCGCCGGGATCGAGGTGATCTTCACGTGGAAGGCCGTGGTGATCGCGCTGGCGGTGATGGCTTTCCCGCTGCTGCTGCGCTGTGTGCGGACTGCATTCGAGGAGGTACCCCGACATTTGGAAGAGGCGGCGGCGACGCTGGGCAAGACGCCGTGGCAAGTCTTCACACGGGTAAGCGTGCCGCTGGCGCGGCGAGGCATCGCGGCGGGGTTGGTACTCGGCTTCGCGCGGGCGCTTGGCGAATTCGGGGCCACGATGATGGTGGCGGGTCTCATTCCCGGGGTGACGGAGACCCTGCCGCTGGCGATCTACCGCGGATTCCAAGCCGGAGATGACTCCCGGGTATGGATGCTGACCGGCGTGGCGGGAGGAATCGCCTTTGTAGCCTTGGCTCTGGCGGGGTATCTGACCCGGGGGCGGGCTTTCAAGTGA
- a CDS encoding PhoH family protein — MIHRAEDVQARLFEEIQHGGGVGRRTNGTGKKAQPSDFGLRAPNQAVKNFVLDTNVLLHDPACLSRFTDNHICLPVDVLAELDRFKTEQTERGANARRVHRVLTEMFSCARKVTSGVPTEGGGSIRLVIYDPQLCPKNSDMLTRFHRIFPDKERVDHRILACTLLLMSHNQAPVVLVTKDINMQLKARAVGIECEDYLNDKVDPREVSSYDVRRIEVDGNELQRFASTGELLMERELRPEVCVNEYVLLEAGERQTMPARMTADGRLVRLLIPEALKIQDGTALKPMNLGQRCLIDALLNPDISLVTCFGQAGTGKTLVAVAAGLHEMFNRRYNGLTVSRPVVAMGDQLGFLPGTLDEKMRPWLQPIHDALDLLMRPSTPLGPRRKQAKKEGGNEGGAPVKKPWEHLMEQGIIEIEALCYIRGRSIPNRFFVLDEAQQLTPQEAKTVVTRMSRGSKLVMLGDPAQIDNPYVDSRSNGLVYTRNRLKGLPFVAHVSLSRGERSELADAGAQMM; from the coding sequence ATGATCCACCGTGCCGAGGATGTCCAAGCCCGACTTTTCGAAGAAATCCAACACGGTGGAGGAGTCGGTCGAAGGACGAACGGAACGGGGAAGAAAGCGCAGCCGAGCGACTTCGGCCTGCGTGCCCCGAACCAGGCCGTGAAGAATTTCGTGCTGGATACGAATGTGCTGCTGCACGATCCCGCATGTCTCTCCCGCTTCACGGATAACCATATCTGCCTGCCGGTGGATGTGCTGGCCGAACTCGATCGCTTCAAGACCGAGCAAACCGAGCGCGGCGCGAATGCCCGTCGTGTTCACCGCGTGCTCACCGAGATGTTCTCCTGCGCGCGCAAGGTCACCAGCGGTGTGCCCACGGAAGGTGGCGGCAGCATCCGCCTTGTCATTTATGATCCCCAGCTCTGCCCGAAAAACTCGGACATGCTCACCCGCTTCCACCGGATCTTCCCGGATAAGGAGCGTGTAGACCATCGCATCCTCGCCTGCACCCTGCTATTGATGAGCCATAACCAGGCCCCCGTGGTGCTGGTGACGAAGGATATCAACATGCAGCTCAAGGCCCGGGCCGTGGGCATCGAGTGTGAGGACTACCTCAACGACAAGGTCGATCCCCGCGAAGTCTCCAGCTACGATGTTCGTCGTATCGAGGTGGACGGCAACGAGCTCCAACGTTTCGCCAGCACCGGCGAGCTTTTGATGGAGCGCGAACTCCGCCCCGAGGTCTGCGTGAACGAATACGTTCTCCTTGAGGCCGGTGAGCGCCAGACCATGCCCGCGCGCATGACGGCGGATGGCCGCTTGGTTCGCCTCCTCATTCCGGAGGCACTCAAGATTCAGGACGGCACCGCCCTCAAGCCGATGAACCTCGGCCAGCGCTGTCTCATCGATGCGCTCCTCAATCCGGATATCTCGCTGGTGACCTGCTTCGGCCAAGCCGGAACGGGCAAGACCCTGGTGGCGGTCGCCGCCGGTCTCCACGAGATGTTCAACCGCCGCTACAATGGTCTCACGGTGAGCCGCCCGGTGGTGGCCATGGGCGATCAGCTCGGCTTCCTGCCCGGGACTTTGGATGAAAAGATGCGGCCATGGCTGCAACCCATCCATGACGCCTTGGATCTCCTCATGCGTCCGTCCACCCCGCTCGGCCCGCGCCGCAAGCAGGCCAAGAAGGAGGGCGGTAACGAAGGTGGAGCACCGGTCAAAAAGCCTTGGGAGCACCTCATGGAGCAGGGGATCATCGAGATCGAGGCCCTTTGCTATATCCGCGGCCGCTCGATCCCGAACCGCTTCTTCGTGCTGGATGAAGCCCAGCAGCTCACCCCGCAGGAGGCCAAAACCGTGGTGACCCGCATGTCCCGCGGGTCGAAGCTGGTGATGTTGGGCGATCCGGCACAGATCGATAACCCCTACGTGGACAGCCGCAGCAATGGCCTCGTTTACACCCGGAACCGTCTCAAGGGCCTGCCCTTCGTCGCTCACGTCTCGCTCAGCCGCGGCGAGCGCTCGGAGCTGGCGGATGCCGGCGCCCAGATGATGTGA
- the modA gene encoding molybdate ABC transporter substrate-binding protein: MKATLLRTTLFVGLGWIARADEIRVAAAASLAEAVTEISAAYEKEHGEKATPVFAGSNVLARQLEEGAPLDVFISADEATMEKMLKAKLVKEPTPLLTNALVVVIPTDSSATVSSAEDLLKLKRISIGDPAAVPAGVYAKTWLTKAGLWEQVEPKCMASENVRAALAAVDSGNVDAAIVYKTDAAVAKKAKVAWTVPDDALPPIIYPLAVCTGTKHEEEAKRFTAFLKSEKARAIFKARGFGIAGK, translated from the coding sequence ATGAAAGCCACACTTCTCCGCACCACCCTCTTCGTCGGTCTAGGTTGGATCGCCCGCGCCGATGAAATCCGTGTCGCCGCCGCCGCCAGCTTGGCCGAGGCGGTGACTGAGATCTCTGCCGCGTACGAGAAAGAGCACGGCGAGAAGGCCACGCCGGTCTTCGCCGGGTCCAATGTCCTGGCGCGCCAGCTTGAAGAAGGCGCGCCGCTGGATGTGTTCATTTCCGCGGACGAGGCGACCATGGAGAAGATGCTGAAGGCAAAGCTGGTGAAGGAGCCAACCCCCCTGCTGACCAACGCGCTGGTGGTGGTGATCCCGACGGACTCATCCGCCACGGTGAGCTCGGCGGAAGATCTACTGAAACTCAAGCGGATCTCGATCGGCGATCCGGCCGCGGTCCCCGCCGGGGTCTATGCCAAGACCTGGCTGACGAAGGCCGGGCTATGGGAGCAAGTGGAGCCGAAGTGCATGGCGAGCGAGAATGTGCGGGCAGCCTTGGCGGCGGTGGATTCCGGCAACGTGGATGCGGCGATCGTCTACAAGACCGATGCGGCGGTGGCGAAGAAGGCGAAAGTGGCCTGGACCGTGCCGGATGACGCCCTGCCGCCGATCATCTATCCGCTGGCGGTGTGTACGGGGACGAAGCACGAGGAGGAAGCGAAGCGTTTCACGGCCTTCCTGAAGTCGGAGAAGGCGAGGGCCATCTTCAAGGCGCGAGGATTCGGAATCGCGGGGAAGTGA